A genomic region of Balaenoptera acutorostrata chromosome 4, mBalAcu1.1, whole genome shotgun sequence contains the following coding sequences:
- the DPPA4 gene encoding developmental pluripotency-associated protein 4 translates to MESAKNKECNSTKKTEEEYMSCKFKRTSVDAEEGQGASGKPDILENSATETKRRRSIKNNRACCPRKMPQCCDSVKPQKKTMPIPPLPSILPPVNLIHRDVVRAWCQQLKLSTKGPKLDGYKRLCEHAYPHQKNIPATAEEARILSLSRRKSLMDKGELPLEGSDENMSSEVAAPPEEGAPALEGASTLQEVVSTSASDPGTVFASWSRMTAGAVKMESVQSQETCGVWWCVVHGRGLPANTEGWVHLQFHAGQAWVPEKRRRVSALFLLPAGNLPPPHLEDNMLCPECVHRNKVLMKSLQ, encoded by the exons TGCAACTCCAcaaagaagacagaggaagaatATATGAGTTGCAAATTCAAACGTACATCAGTAGATGCCGAGGAGGGACAGGGGGCTTCTGGTAAACCAGATATACTAGAAAACTCGGCAACGGAGACCAAAAGAAGAAGATCTATAAAAAATAACAGAG CTTGCTGTCCACGAAAAATGCCACAATGTTGTGACAGTGTGAAACCTCAGAAGAAGACGATGCcaattcctcctttaccttcTATACTGCCGCCTGTCAATCTGATTCACAGGGATGTTGTGCGCGCTTGGTGCCAGCAGTTAAAACTGAGCACCAAAGGCCCG AAACTAGACGGATATAAACGACTCTGTGAACATGCCTACCCTCATCAAAAA AACATTCCTGCCACAGCCGAGGAGGCCAGGATCCTATCACTATCGAGAAGAAAATCACTGATGGACAAGGGGGAACTACCTCTGGAAGGTTCTGATGAAAACATGTCTTCTGAAGTGGCTGCTCCTCCTGAGGAGGGAGCACCTGCCCTTGAAGGAGCTTCTACTCTTCAGGAAGTTGTATCAACTTCTGCCTCTGACCCGGGAACTGTGTTTGCCTCTTGGAGCAGAATGACAGCCGGGGCCGTGAAGATGGAGTCGGTGCAATCACAAGAGACCTGTG gGGTCTGGTGGTGTGTGGTTCACGGGAGAGGTCTCCCTGCTAACACAGAGGGCTGGGTTCATTTACAATTTCATGCCGGACAGGCTTGGGTGCCTGAAAAACGGAGGAGGGTGTCTGCGCTCTTCTTGCTGCCTGCAGGCAATCTTCCTCCCCCACACCTGGAGGACAACATGCTGTGCCCTGAGTGTGTGCACAG gAATAAAGTATTAATGAAAAGCCTGCAGTGA